A genomic segment from Legionella quinlivanii encodes:
- a CDS encoding multidrug DMT transporter permease has product MRVVFFLLGCCLFFNSTYAAQENCEQQQCIAIVDAGSTGSRLHLYSYDLEGQTPVNITERYSKKIKPGLATIEANEPTVDAYLTTLFSGAPAYQIPVYFYSTAGMRLLPQPKQQQMNNLVQQWFTNQSQWQLVEAKTITGMDEGMYGWLAINYQLNTLKNDSETVGTMDMGGASVQIVFPVSASSEVNSQDIRELDIYGRHFKLFIHSFLGLGQTEVTHQFLDDSVCFANDYQMPAGEKGQGDAYVCEGEISSLMNAVHHVNRVVQPALQANPVKNWYVMGGLVDLAKSQPFNYTEQEFNNQSLLDEANSQICQQQWGALNSQFPGNEYLYGYCLFPAYYYALMVDGYGLNSQQPLHYLGADKSSDWTIGVVLQQPQKDSQTALN; this is encoded by the coding sequence ATGCGAGTCGTTTTTTTTCTGCTGGGTTGTTGTCTTTTTTTCAATTCCACTTATGCAGCACAGGAAAACTGCGAGCAACAACAGTGTATAGCCATTGTGGATGCAGGAAGCACTGGATCGCGCCTGCATCTCTACTCCTATGATTTGGAAGGCCAAACTCCGGTGAATATCACCGAGCGATATTCCAAAAAAATCAAACCTGGCTTAGCAACCATCGAAGCCAACGAACCGACCGTAGACGCCTACCTGACTACTCTTTTTTCCGGCGCCCCTGCTTATCAGATTCCTGTTTATTTTTACTCCACAGCGGGCATGCGCTTGCTGCCTCAGCCAAAACAACAGCAGATGAACAATTTAGTGCAGCAATGGTTTACCAATCAAAGCCAATGGCAGCTTGTTGAAGCCAAAACCATCACTGGTATGGATGAAGGAATGTATGGCTGGCTGGCAATCAATTATCAGCTCAATACTTTAAAGAACGACAGCGAAACTGTGGGCACAATGGACATGGGAGGCGCCTCGGTACAAATCGTTTTTCCGGTGAGTGCCTCTTCAGAGGTAAACAGTCAGGATATCCGTGAGCTTGATATATACGGACGTCACTTCAAATTATTCATTCACAGCTTTCTGGGGTTAGGACAAACTGAAGTCACCCATCAGTTTCTCGATGATTCGGTATGCTTTGCCAACGACTATCAAATGCCCGCAGGCGAAAAAGGGCAGGGCGACGCCTATGTGTGCGAAGGAGAAATATCCAGCCTGATGAATGCAGTGCATCACGTAAACCGGGTAGTTCAACCTGCTCTTCAAGCCAATCCAGTAAAAAACTGGTATGTAATGGGCGGCCTGGTTGATTTGGCAAAAAGCCAGCCATTCAACTACACCGAACAAGAATTCAACAATCAATCCCTGCTCGATGAAGCCAATTCTCAAATATGCCAGCAACAATGGGGCGCATTAAACAGCCAGTTTCCAGGCAATGAATACCTATACGGCTACTGCCTATTCCCAGCTTACTACTATGCCCTGATGGTAGACGGATACGGCCTGAATTCCCAACAGCCCCTTCACTATCTAGGCGCCGACAAATCCAGCGACTGGACCATCGGAGTAGTCCTGCAACAACCCCAAAAGGACTCGCAAACCGCTTTAAATTAA
- a CDS encoding DNA internalization-related competence protein ComEC/Rec2: MEILCFYAGIAFFYTHSPYAVLFMLIGLLFKASRWVLLWFIAAILWSLIHQCWVAEQGVPNTGLIAKATVRGKVVSIPSVSEEKAQFQFLISELDGKKASAYAMLSCYQHCPEITTGQHWQFEVKLKKPQPPGNPGGINYRQSLQARHIHWTGYLKNKNHKLLRDESKSSSVLNLRFYLSELIQKYLNDPVSAGIIQALTLGVTNHIAKSEWELFRRTGTTHLMVISGAHIGLVAGLIYSLCRWVWTRFPGLCLYRPAQQAGSIGGILAALVYSLLAGFAVPAQRSLIACTLMLSKNFGRQRFTGWQTWRYALLIVLLIEPHAVLLPGFYLSFIAVATLISTSQRISHLRGLKKMMALQIACLLGLMPLTLFWFSYGAINGLLANLIAIPLVGYAIVPLGLLGVLLLLCFKTAVVLWPVISVIHLLMWYLHAINSLAWMNFEFGLNNILQLFALSLGVSLAVFLPDKKLILALSLFIVCTLFPSYPKVKEGDFILDVLDVGQGLSVVLRTANHILVYDTGMKFYHGSDMAEIAINPYLRTIGINKIDKVVISHPDLDHRGGLPSLEKRFPVAELIVDNVEFYKRGKNCHLYPDWEWDGIHFHFFPIQQTFRDKNNSSCVLQISSRNRTILLTGDIEKRAENYLTETYGKHLAADLLVVAHHGSKTSSTKEFIEQVQPRFAVISAGFDNRYHFPHPQTLLTLKKADVIIYNTINCGMLEWTETAMPVCYRKEEL, translated from the coding sequence ATGGAAATTCTTTGTTTTTATGCAGGAATTGCGTTTTTCTATACGCATTCTCCCTATGCGGTATTATTTATGCTCATTGGCTTATTATTCAAGGCAAGCCGATGGGTTCTGCTTTGGTTTATTGCGGCTATTTTATGGTCCTTAATACACCAATGCTGGGTTGCCGAGCAGGGTGTCCCGAACACTGGCCTGATTGCTAAAGCGACAGTACGTGGAAAAGTCGTGTCAATTCCGTCCGTTTCTGAAGAAAAAGCTCAGTTTCAGTTTCTAATAAGCGAGCTGGATGGAAAAAAAGCCAGCGCTTATGCCATGTTATCCTGTTATCAGCATTGTCCTGAAATTACCACCGGGCAGCATTGGCAATTCGAAGTCAAATTAAAAAAGCCACAGCCGCCGGGTAATCCTGGAGGAATCAATTATCGCCAGTCTTTACAGGCACGTCATATTCACTGGACAGGGTATTTAAAAAATAAAAATCATAAACTGCTTCGGGATGAGTCCAAATCCTCAAGCGTTTTAAATCTGCGCTTCTACCTGTCCGAATTAATCCAGAAATATCTGAATGATCCTGTTAGTGCCGGCATCATACAAGCCTTGACACTGGGGGTAACCAATCATATTGCCAAATCAGAATGGGAGCTGTTTCGCCGTACCGGAACCACTCATTTAATGGTCATATCGGGGGCGCATATAGGCTTGGTTGCCGGGCTTATCTATAGCTTGTGCCGATGGGTTTGGACAAGATTTCCTGGTTTATGTCTCTATCGGCCGGCTCAACAGGCTGGAAGTATTGGCGGTATTCTGGCGGCTTTGGTTTATTCTTTATTGGCAGGCTTTGCAGTACCGGCCCAACGATCGCTCATTGCCTGTACTCTGATGCTAAGCAAAAATTTTGGCAGGCAGCGATTTACCGGCTGGCAAACCTGGCGTTATGCACTGCTTATTGTTTTGCTTATCGAACCACATGCCGTGTTATTACCCGGGTTTTATTTGTCCTTCATCGCGGTTGCGACTCTGATTTCTACCAGTCAGCGAATCAGCCATTTGAGAGGCTTGAAAAAAATGATGGCCTTACAAATTGCCTGTCTGCTAGGCTTAATGCCATTGACTTTATTCTGGTTTTCTTATGGCGCAATTAATGGATTGTTAGCTAATCTGATTGCTATTCCCCTGGTTGGTTATGCCATCGTACCTTTGGGATTGCTCGGGGTGTTGCTGCTGCTTTGCTTTAAAACGGCCGTGGTTTTATGGCCGGTTATCAGTGTGATCCATCTGCTGATGTGGTATTTGCACGCTATTAATTCCCTGGCGTGGATGAATTTTGAGTTTGGTCTGAATAATATACTGCAACTGTTTGCTTTAAGTCTCGGTGTCAGCCTTGCGGTGTTTCTACCAGATAAAAAGCTGATTCTGGCTTTAAGCCTCTTTATAGTCTGCACACTATTTCCTTCCTATCCCAAGGTAAAAGAGGGTGATTTTATTTTGGATGTACTGGATGTGGGACAGGGCTTGTCGGTTGTGCTCAGAACGGCCAATCATATTCTTGTATATGATACCGGCATGAAATTTTATCATGGAAGCGATATGGCTGAGATCGCTATAAACCCTTATCTTCGTACAATTGGCATTAATAAAATTGATAAAGTCGTTATTTCTCATCCAGACCTGGATCATCGCGGGGGACTTCCCAGTCTGGAAAAACGCTTCCCCGTTGCTGAGTTGATTGTCGATAATGTGGAATTTTACAAACGGGGCAAGAACTGCCATCTTTACCCGGATTGGGAATGGGATGGTATTCATTTCCATTTTTTTCCTATACAACAAACTTTCAGAGATAAGAATAATTCATCCTGCGTTTTGCAGATAAGCAGTCGTAACCGAACCATACTATTGACTGGTGATATTGAAAAGAGAGCGGAAAATTATTTAACAGAAACCTATGGTAAGCATTTGGCGGCGGATCTATTGGTAGTTGCTCATCACGGCAGCAAGACGTCCTCCACAAAAGAGTTTATTGAGCAGGTACAGCCCCGGTTCGCAGTAATTTCTGCCGGTTTTGATAACCGCTATCATTTTCCACATCCACAAACCTTGCTCACTCTGAAAAAGGCCGATGTTATTATTTATAATACCATTAATTGCGGAATGCTTGAGTGGACTGAGACAGCAATGCCAGTCTGTTATCGTAAAGAGGAACTTTAA